In the Candidatus Neomarinimicrobiota bacterium genome, GTCATCTTCGTGAATTCGTTGTAGAAAAGAATCCCTCGTACTCTGAACCTCTGGCTTCGACCAGCCTTCGCTTCCTTCGAGAGCTTCCAGGCTACGGCTTGGCAGGCAAGCTCAGCCGCCGGTTCCAGTTGGCTGAGATTTAATGACACTCCAGAATGGTGCGGGCTGGTTCTACCAGATAGCGATACCCATTATACAAAGTGTAGAAGCCATAGATGATTACAGAAAGTGCAGCCAATTGGGTCATGATATGACGGAATTTAAGTTTTTTAAATAAACCCACAAAAAAGCCCAGGCTGAACAGGGCAGGAATAGTACTCAACCCAAAGATAAACATCACCAGGGCACCATAGACGGGACTTGCCGTACTGGCCGCTGTGATGGCAAAGAAATACACAAATCCGCAGGGCAATAAGCCATTGAGCAATCCCAGCAGATAAAAGCCCAGTAGGGATTCACTCTTTAAAAGATTTTTAAAGGCGGCTTGATACCATTTAGAGCTGGCAAAGGAAGTTTCAAATAATTTTAGTACATGCAGTTTACCCAACAGAGAAAGACCAGCAATTACCATGGCT is a window encoding:
- a CDS encoding sulfite exporter TauE/SafE family protein codes for the protein METVNIISIITIAFMGSFGHCIGMCGGIVIAYSTASLEKDRSRGAQAISHLLYSLGRVTTYTVLGAVFGILGGVVVFNNTTNGLLWIVAGIAMVIAGLSLLGKLHVLKLFETSFASSKWYQAAFKNLLKSESLLGFYLLGLLNGLLPCGFVYFFAITAASTASPVYGALVMFIFGLSTIPALFSLGFFVGLFKKLKFRHIMTQLAALSVIIYGFYTLYNGYRYLVEPARTILECH